Below is a window of Candidatus Terasakiella magnetica DNA.
TTAGCCTGAGCAATGTATTGAGTTCCTTGATTGTCTATTTCAGAAAGGCAAGTTTTATACTGCGCGTTAAGTGATTCATCTGCGACGCTTTCAATACATGCCATGAAAGATTCCGTCGCGGATTTTTCTGGCAAGTCTAGTTTTTTCATTGTTCAAAGTTGCTCTGATCGCGCTGGAAAATCATCGATTTTAAAATGGCTTGCCCTTCAAAGCCAAGTTGGTTTCCATAATTGTAAATAATTGTTTCATAGGTATCACCTGTTGCAACAGCATCTGCAAGTAATTGATGAAAACCGGATTTTGCAACTTCTAACCCGAATACCTCTCTCGTTAAGACACCAACATTCTCTCCAAAAGTTTCAATTTCTGGCCGACTCGTTGAAACGGATAGTCCCGATCTTGTGATTTTCCATACGCATGATTTTGGAATTTCTTGCAATACAACGGGCGAATGTGTTGCAATAAGAGCCACTCCATTTCGGTCATGCAAAAGTTCACTTAAGGCGCGCGTAAATGCCGATAGCAATGGTGGATGTAAATGGCTTTCTGCTTCATCAATCAGAACAAGCGTTTTTTCTTCAACTGTAGCAACGAGTTTGGTCATGGTTATTAAAACAATTGCATGACCTGAACTCATGCGTTTAATAATTTTTCTTGCAATGACTTTAACTTCTTTTGAAGGCAAATCGGCAAAGCTTCTCAAATTCATGGCTGCAAAATTTTCATCAGACTCAAGGGACGTAATTGCTTTTAACCAGCGTTTTTTCTTATCTTTTTGGCTTAAGCATTGCGCAAGATTTTTGATGAAATCTTTGTGAAGTACGGGCAGGGACTTTAGGGCATCACTGAATTCATCGGATGGATCTTTAAGACCGATATAATAATAGCAGGTGCCTAATGTCGGGTCAGGTTGATCAGCTGGTGGGTCAAAGGGGTCAAATGCACTGAACGAGACAGATACTAGGCTACTGAAATATTCATTATCAATTGGTTCAGGTTGCCAATTCTCATCATCATAAAATGCGCCAGATGCATCATCTCCTTGTGTGAGACCTTCTATCATACCGTTTAATAAAGTCGTTTTTCCAACCCCATTTCGACCAATAATCGCATGGATATTTGTACTAGGTGTTGAAGTTGCTTTTACACGGAATTCAAGAGAAACACCGCCTAGTTTTTCTTCATCAGGTCGTTCGTATGTGAATTTAAAATCAGTTAATGGTGCGCCGCCTGTTAAAATTCTTCTGAATTGCCCTTTAATTGCTGCCATACTTACATCACGCAAAAGCGATGTGCTGAAAACTTCCTCATTAATTGCGACATCAAGGTATTTGTCATTATAGGCAATATCATTGAGTGCAGTAAAAATTGACACTGCTGAGGTATCTGATAATTCAGTACTAATTGTATGATAATATTCAGCACCAAGGCCCAATGAAAAATAGGTTTCTGGTAGTGTTTGAAAAGGGCTAGAAATTGTTGTGTGAGTTGACTGTGTAGTTGTTTGGCCTTTGAAACCAATCTTTACATTACCAATTTCATGACATTTCCCATATTCATCATACAGTGTCAGATAAAACATTGTGACAAAGGAATAGTCATTCCAGTTGTCTCTTTTAAGATACGCAACATTATGCCCAGAGGAAGGAACATATTGCTTGTCTCCAAGAATGAAGAAATTCATTTCAGTCTTCTCCATTTCTGTGGTTTTAATAGAGTTGCCCTATGAACGGCAATTAAAACCAACTGTGCAAAGTTGAGCAATATAATTATGAGAAAAAATTAAAAAAAATCCCCCTAGGTAACCATTCCCAAATTTTGTTACCTAAGATGTTACCTATGGGTAAAAATAGAAAAGACGCTTCAAGGAGCGTCTTGGGTAACTATCTGATTTCTTTGGAGGAAAATGGTGCCCGATCCCGGACTTGAACCAGGGACACGCGGATTTTCAATCCGCTGCTCTACCGACTGAGCTAATCGGGCTTAACCATATTCGACACAGGCTCGGTACGCGCTGTGTGGGAGGGTTTATAGAGAAGGCTTGCGGGTCTGTCTAGACTCTTTTTTAAAAAAATGTCTTATTTTTTCAGATCATAAAACCAGGGCTGATTATGTTCAGCCCGGGTCGTATTCATCCATATCGCTTTCTTCCTCAGAAGCAATTTTATAGCCTTCATTCAGCCATTGCCCAAGGTCCAGATCTGCGCAGCGTTTTGA
It encodes the following:
- a CDS encoding AAA family ATPase — protein: MNFFILGDKQYVPSSGHNVAYLKRDNWNDYSFVTMFYLTLYDEYGKCHEIGNVKIGFKGQTTTQSTHTTISSPFQTLPETYFSLGLGAEYYHTISTELSDTSAVSIFTALNDIAYNDKYLDVAINEEVFSTSLLRDVSMAAIKGQFRRILTGGAPLTDFKFTYERPDEEKLGGVSLEFRVKATSTPSTNIHAIIGRNGVGKTTLLNGMIEGLTQGDDASGAFYDDENWQPEPIDNEYFSSLVSVSFSAFDPFDPPADQPDPTLGTCYYYIGLKDPSDEFSDALKSLPVLHKDFIKNLAQCLSQKDKKKRWLKAITSLESDENFAAMNLRSFADLPSKEVKVIARKIIKRMSSGHAIVLITMTKLVATVEEKTLVLIDEAESHLHPPLLSAFTRALSELLHDRNGVALIATHSPVVLQEIPKSCVWKITRSGLSVSTSRPEIETFGENVGVLTREVFGLEVAKSGFHQLLADAVATGDTYETIIYNYGNQLGFEGQAILKSMIFQRDQSNFEQ
- a CDS encoding DNA gyrase inhibitor YacG, producing the protein MSTDKKIESIPLSKGQKCPTCQKPASLKHRPFCSKRCADLDLGQWLNEGYKIASEEESDMDEYDPG